From a single Pararge aegeria chromosome 16, ilParAegt1.1, whole genome shotgun sequence genomic region:
- the LOC120630458 gene encoding RAB11-binding protein RELCH homolog isoform X3, which yields MNPYKDVEESFKASPRLAYEDIATKLLKDNFFLTALELHTELVENGKELPQLREFFSNPGNFEQHVTRTSDFNSMHRTPSQATLDSLDTARYSEDGGGDRAGSGGDIAVLEFELRKARETINALRANLTQFADGDSALDKNSKSNFNQRSLKPHEKRALNFLINEYLLLQNYKLTSITFSDENPDQEFEDWDDVGLNMPRPDNLISLFWGSTTNLNVSKVDASTGMEMHTANMKCQTDIDDNNVCLLIQAEEIELLKQKIIALETEKLNFQKLYDAALVSLNSLTSPTSESKGLELQISSEKILSTQSRLEQANEIKPLTCTASENHYGSGNSTHSATPEQFEMIYSDKTSSGMVKKEGSNTSSFEPGLITDSVRGSPVRRSSVATLDETLSINDASEWTRVHYEYNTIENSKEMWIDSSLPNNLKESILAWCCETLDLNGPLVNDLLSELVNSEKPITLPGLLPLVADTLPRVLPHTLVARRSEAAALLAAAAALLPPGDTRRPRLLHSLLTLYKKPEPPDAKAICEATCLVVKWGGSGEVLSSIAELLASRSSERRVLASQVCLSIAPYVPIELCTSLLLSLVVLMCESSEPEIRSIGLKSACLICPVAEHKYAQLENIMFNFLKDPVEKNVKDTVCVFVPVLARSALIAGKFSSELHSKIMKNIIKACADAEWKTVILYLEVMRALVLPELAYVINVQIVKDANLDNCDMETINLQEVPLSEKFIDLQCYITDDLDAKVLLGSMNSLLKEKQQVKWTELDWFINIIKQIIDIGITSKALNHHVIYESLITLFNNYVDNFGVEFTSIILRPIFNDIIMELENKLEKLHAVNVDSVVVVGIYLVSILIAIEKSAQRAEFLQNTICRWVLYSSIRGLPVKIFSIPFKWLATHKPDILYSFLQHLREFAASSCDSASGSTIRIYIATLLTELINLTDVDEDCIEKQMLPTVVALLYDNDLSVREVAITAWGSITRTCVGRSLACEEQCWAPFENILNAGTVSGREGARSAEALALLVLPTVDSHEVSERAVSLLCALCHLSVAGECVGALAPALQLAAHHCAHHPALLPALRKLEEAVQAPSLCQYKPAIEALLHVAGSFTEAPRVPSPRPTTNLQAAQEVGRRVTQIFQQSKNNMNLQSIFKKKP from the exons ATGAATCCATATAAAGATGTAGAAGAAAGCTTCAAAGCATCTCCGCGCTTGGCGTATGAGGATATAGCTACAAAACTATTAAAAGATAACTTTTTTCTAACTGCCTTGGAGCTTCATACAGAGCTTGTTGAAAATGGCAAGGAGTTACCTCAACTGCGTGAATTCTTCTCAAATCCTGGAAATTTTGAACAGCACGTTACACGAACCTCAGACTTCAATTCTATGC atcGGACTCCAAGTCAAGCTACATTAGACTCTCTTGACACAGCAAGATATTCTGAGGATGGGGGTGGTGACAGGGCAGGCAGTGGTGGTGATATTGCTGTGCTTGAATTTGAACTGCGGAAGGCTCGTGAAACTATAAATGCTTTACGGGCCAATCTTACACAGTTTGCTG ATGGAGATTCAGCTCTtgataaaaattctaaaagcaACTTTAATCAAAGATCACTGAAACCACATGAGAAGAGAGctcttaactttttaataaatgaatatcttctccttcaaaattataaattgaccAGTATCACATTCTCTGATGAAAATCCAGACCAG GAATTTGAAGATTGGGATGATGTTGGTCTGAATATGCCCCGACCAGACAATCTTATATCACTGTTTTGGGGAAGCACAACTAATTTGAATGTATCAAAAGTTGATGCAAGCACTGGGATGGAAATGCATACAGCAAATATGAAGTGCCAGACTGACATTGATGATAACAATGTGTGT CTTTTAATTCAAGCCGAAGAGATAGAATTactaaaacagaaaataatagCATTGGAGACGGAGAaattgaattttcaaaaattgtatgacGCAGCACTAGTTAGCCTAAACTCTTTGACAAGCCCTACGTCTGAAAGCAAAGGTCTCGAATTACAAATATCAAGTGAAAAGATCCTCAGTACACAGTCAAGATTGGAGCAAGCAAATGAAATCAAACCTTTGACGTGTACAGCGTCGGAAAATCATTATGGAAGCGGTAACTCAACTCATAGTGCAACACCGGAGCAATTCGAAATGATATATAGCGATAAGACCAGTAGTGGGAT GGTCAAGAAGGAAGGATCAAACACCAGTTCGTTCGAGCCCGGGTTGATCACAGATAGTGTACGCGGCTCGCCTGTGAGGCGGAGCAGTGTTGCCACTCTCGACGAAACGCTCAGCATAAATGACGCGAGCGAATGGACCCGCGTCCATTACGAATACAACACCATCGAGAATAGCAAAGAGATGTGGATTGACAG TTCCCTTCCAAACAATTTGAAGGAATCCATATTAGCCTGGTGCTGTGAGACCCTAGATCTGAATGGACCATTGGTAAACGACCTGTTATCTGAGTTAGTGAATAGTGAGAAACCTATCACATTGCCCGGGCTGCTTCCACTTGTTGCTGACACTTTGCCAAGA GTTCTACCTCACACCCTAGTTGCTAGACGCAGTGAGGCGGCGGCCTTGTTAGCGGCAGCGGCCGCTTTGCTACCTCCAGGAGACACCCGGCGGCCGAGATTATTGCATTCCTTACTCACGCTGTATAAGAAACCGGAACCCCCTGACGCCAAAGCTATTTGTGAAG CTACATGCCTAGTTGTCAAATGGGGTGGCAGCGGCGAAGTACTATCATCGATCGCCGAACTATTGGCATCAAGATCTTCCGAGCGACGTGTTTTGGCCAGCCAAGTGTGTCTTTCCATCGCTCCATATGTGCCAATTGAACTTTGCACATCTTTATTACTAAGTCTAGTAGTTTTGATGTGCGAATCCAGTGAACCGGAGATAAGGAGCATAGGTCTCAAGTCCGCCTGCCTGATATGCCCCGTCGCTGAACACAAATATGCACAGTTGGAAAACATTATGTTTAACTTCCTTAAGGACCCAGTTGAAAAGAATGTGAAGGATACTGTGTGCGTTTTTGTTCCCGTGTTGGCAAGGAGCGCCTTAATAGCTG gaAAATTTTCATCGGAACTCCACAGcaaaattatgaaaaacataataaaagcgTGTGCTGATGCCGAATGGAAAACTGTAATACTATATTTAGAAGTAATGCGCGCGTTAGTTTTACCGGAGTTAGCTTACGTCATAAATGTACAAATAGTTAAGGACGCAAACCTGGATAACTGTGATATGGAAACGATTAACCTGCAAGAAGTGCCGTTGAGTGAGAAATTTATTGATTTACAATGTTATATAACTGATGATTTGGACGCCAAAGTATTGTTAGGATCTATGAATAGTTTATTAAAAGAGAAACAGCAAGTTAAATGGACGGAATTGGATTGGTTTATAAACAT AATTAAGCAGATTATCGACATTGGAATCACGAGCAAAGCATTAAATCACCACGTAATATACGAATCACTTATAacgttatttaataattacgtGGACAATTTTGGAGTTGAATTCACTTCGATAATACTTCGACCGATCTTCAACGATATTATTATGGAATTGGAGAATAAATTGGAGAAGTTGCATGCGGTGAATGTAGACAGCGTTGTGGTTGttggtatttatttagtttCGATTTTAATTGCGATTGAGAAGAGTGCCCAGCGGGCAGAGTTTCTGCAAAA TACAATTTGCAGATGGGTTCTGTACAGTAGCATAAGAGGTCTtcctgttaaaatattttcgaTTCCTTTCAAATGGCTCGCGACACATAAACCAGATATACTCTACTCATTTCTGCAGCATTTACGTGAAT tcgcAGCCAGTAGTTGTGACAGTGCAAGTGGCAGTACGATTCGTATATACATTGCTACTCTCCTCACCGAACTGATAAACTTAACAGATGTCGACGAGGACTGTATCGAAAAACAGATGCTACCAACTGTGGTCGCGCTACTCTATGACAACGactt ATCTGTCCGAGAAGTGGCCATCACTGCATGGGGAAGTATAACCAGAACTTGCGTAGGCCGCAGCCTAGCATGCGAGGAACAATGCTGGGCGCCTTTCGAGAACATTCTGAACGCTGGCACGGTATCCGGTCGGGAGGGCGCGCGTTCTGCGGAAGCGTTGGCACTTCTAGTTCTGCCCACTGTGGACAGCCACGAAGTTTCGGAGAGAG CCGTATCACTGCTGTGTGCTCTGTGCCACTTGAGCGTGGCTGGGGAGTGTGTGGGTGCGCTGGCGCCAGCGCTACAGCTGGCCGCGCATCACTGTGCACATCACCCGGCATTGCTTCCTGCACTGAG AAAACTAGAGGAGGCAGTCCAAGCGCCGTCTCTATGCCAATACAAACCAGCCATAGAAGCCCTATTGCACGTCGCGGGCTCCTTCACAGAAGCACCCCGAGTCCCGTCTCCGCGACCGACAACGAACCTGCAAGCGGCACAAGAAGTCGGAAGGCGGGTAACACAAATATTTCAACAATCCAAGAACAATATGAATCtgcaaagtatttttaaaaagaaaccttag
- the LOC120630458 gene encoding RAB11-binding protein RELCH-like isoform X2 yields the protein MNPYKDVEESFKASPRLAYEDIATKLLKDNFFLTALELHTELVENGKELPQLREFFSNPGNFEQHVTRTSDFNSMHRTPSQATLDSLDTARYSEDGGGDRAGSGGDIAVLEFELRKARETINALRANLTQFADGDSALDKNSKSNFNQRSLKPHEKRALNFLINEYLLLQNYKLTSITFSDENPDQEFEDWDDVGLNMPRPDNLISLFWGSTTNLNVSKVDASTGMEMHTANMKCQTDIDDNNVCVSCPISLHHDTEWNHELLIQAEEIELLKQKIIALETEKLNFQKLYDAALVSLNSLTSPTSESKGLELQISSEKILSTQSRLEQANEIKPLTCTASENHYGSGNSTHSATPEQFEMIYSDKTSSGMVKKEGSNTSSFEPGLITDSVRGSPVRRSSVATLDETLSINDASEWTRVHYEYNTIENSKEMWIDSSLPNNLKESILAWCCETLDLNGPLVNDLLSELVNSEKPITLPGLLPLVADTLPRVLPHTLVARRSEAAALLAAAAALLPPGDTRRPRLLHSLLTLYKKPEPPDAKAICEATCLVVKWGGSGEVLSSIAELLASRSSERRVLASQVCLSIAPYVPIELCTSLLLSLVVLMCESSEPEIRSIGLKSACLICPVAEHKYAQLENIMFNFLKDPVEKNVKDTVCVFVPVLARSALIAGKFSSELHSKIMKNIIKACADAEWKTVILYLEVMRALVLPELAYVINVQIVKDANLDNCDMETINLQEVPLSEKFIDLQCYITDDLDAKVLLGSMNSLLKEKQQVKWTELDWFINIIKQIIDIGITSKALNHHVIYESLITLFNNYVDNFGVEFTSIILRPIFNDIIMELENKLEKLHAVNVDSVVVVGIYLVSILIAIEKSAQRAEFLQKWVLYSSIRGLPVKIFSIPFKWLATHKPDILYSFLQHLREFAASSCDSASGSTIRIYIATLLTELINLTDVDEDCIEKQMLPTVVALLYDNDLSVREVAITAWGSITRTCVGRSLACEEQCWAPFENILNAGTVSGREGARSAEALALLVLPTVDSHEVSERAVSLLCALCHLSVAGECVGALAPALQLAAHHCAHHPALLPALRKLEEAVQAPSLCQYKPAIEALLHVAGSFTEAPRVPSPRPTTNLQAAQEVGRRVTQIFQQSKNNMNLQSIFKKKP from the exons ATGAATCCATATAAAGATGTAGAAGAAAGCTTCAAAGCATCTCCGCGCTTGGCGTATGAGGATATAGCTACAAAACTATTAAAAGATAACTTTTTTCTAACTGCCTTGGAGCTTCATACAGAGCTTGTTGAAAATGGCAAGGAGTTACCTCAACTGCGTGAATTCTTCTCAAATCCTGGAAATTTTGAACAGCACGTTACACGAACCTCAGACTTCAATTCTATGC atcGGACTCCAAGTCAAGCTACATTAGACTCTCTTGACACAGCAAGATATTCTGAGGATGGGGGTGGTGACAGGGCAGGCAGTGGTGGTGATATTGCTGTGCTTGAATTTGAACTGCGGAAGGCTCGTGAAACTATAAATGCTTTACGGGCCAATCTTACACAGTTTGCTG ATGGAGATTCAGCTCTtgataaaaattctaaaagcaACTTTAATCAAAGATCACTGAAACCACATGAGAAGAGAGctcttaactttttaataaatgaatatcttctccttcaaaattataaattgaccAGTATCACATTCTCTGATGAAAATCCAGACCAG GAATTTGAAGATTGGGATGATGTTGGTCTGAATATGCCCCGACCAGACAATCTTATATCACTGTTTTGGGGAAGCACAACTAATTTGAATGTATCAAAAGTTGATGCAAGCACTGGGATGGAAATGCATACAGCAAATATGAAGTGCCAGACTGACATTGATGATAACAATGTGTGTGTGAGTTGTCCGATATCATTACACCATGACACTGAATGGAACCATGAG CTTTTAATTCAAGCCGAAGAGATAGAATTactaaaacagaaaataatagCATTGGAGACGGAGAaattgaattttcaaaaattgtatgacGCAGCACTAGTTAGCCTAAACTCTTTGACAAGCCCTACGTCTGAAAGCAAAGGTCTCGAATTACAAATATCAAGTGAAAAGATCCTCAGTACACAGTCAAGATTGGAGCAAGCAAATGAAATCAAACCTTTGACGTGTACAGCGTCGGAAAATCATTATGGAAGCGGTAACTCAACTCATAGTGCAACACCGGAGCAATTCGAAATGATATATAGCGATAAGACCAGTAGTGGGAT GGTCAAGAAGGAAGGATCAAACACCAGTTCGTTCGAGCCCGGGTTGATCACAGATAGTGTACGCGGCTCGCCTGTGAGGCGGAGCAGTGTTGCCACTCTCGACGAAACGCTCAGCATAAATGACGCGAGCGAATGGACCCGCGTCCATTACGAATACAACACCATCGAGAATAGCAAAGAGATGTGGATTGACAG TTCCCTTCCAAACAATTTGAAGGAATCCATATTAGCCTGGTGCTGTGAGACCCTAGATCTGAATGGACCATTGGTAAACGACCTGTTATCTGAGTTAGTGAATAGTGAGAAACCTATCACATTGCCCGGGCTGCTTCCACTTGTTGCTGACACTTTGCCAAGA GTTCTACCTCACACCCTAGTTGCTAGACGCAGTGAGGCGGCGGCCTTGTTAGCGGCAGCGGCCGCTTTGCTACCTCCAGGAGACACCCGGCGGCCGAGATTATTGCATTCCTTACTCACGCTGTATAAGAAACCGGAACCCCCTGACGCCAAAGCTATTTGTGAAG CTACATGCCTAGTTGTCAAATGGGGTGGCAGCGGCGAAGTACTATCATCGATCGCCGAACTATTGGCATCAAGATCTTCCGAGCGACGTGTTTTGGCCAGCCAAGTGTGTCTTTCCATCGCTCCATATGTGCCAATTGAACTTTGCACATCTTTATTACTAAGTCTAGTAGTTTTGATGTGCGAATCCAGTGAACCGGAGATAAGGAGCATAGGTCTCAAGTCCGCCTGCCTGATATGCCCCGTCGCTGAACACAAATATGCACAGTTGGAAAACATTATGTTTAACTTCCTTAAGGACCCAGTTGAAAAGAATGTGAAGGATACTGTGTGCGTTTTTGTTCCCGTGTTGGCAAGGAGCGCCTTAATAGCTG gaAAATTTTCATCGGAACTCCACAGcaaaattatgaaaaacataataaaagcgTGTGCTGATGCCGAATGGAAAACTGTAATACTATATTTAGAAGTAATGCGCGCGTTAGTTTTACCGGAGTTAGCTTACGTCATAAATGTACAAATAGTTAAGGACGCAAACCTGGATAACTGTGATATGGAAACGATTAACCTGCAAGAAGTGCCGTTGAGTGAGAAATTTATTGATTTACAATGTTATATAACTGATGATTTGGACGCCAAAGTATTGTTAGGATCTATGAATAGTTTATTAAAAGAGAAACAGCAAGTTAAATGGACGGAATTGGATTGGTTTATAAACAT AATTAAGCAGATTATCGACATTGGAATCACGAGCAAAGCATTAAATCACCACGTAATATACGAATCACTTATAacgttatttaataattacgtGGACAATTTTGGAGTTGAATTCACTTCGATAATACTTCGACCGATCTTCAACGATATTATTATGGAATTGGAGAATAAATTGGAGAAGTTGCATGCGGTGAATGTAGACAGCGTTGTGGTTGttggtatttatttagtttCGATTTTAATTGCGATTGAGAAGAGTGCCCAGCGGGCAGAGTTTCTGCAAAA ATGGGTTCTGTACAGTAGCATAAGAGGTCTtcctgttaaaatattttcgaTTCCTTTCAAATGGCTCGCGACACATAAACCAGATATACTCTACTCATTTCTGCAGCATTTACGTGAAT tcgcAGCCAGTAGTTGTGACAGTGCAAGTGGCAGTACGATTCGTATATACATTGCTACTCTCCTCACCGAACTGATAAACTTAACAGATGTCGACGAGGACTGTATCGAAAAACAGATGCTACCAACTGTGGTCGCGCTACTCTATGACAACGactt ATCTGTCCGAGAAGTGGCCATCACTGCATGGGGAAGTATAACCAGAACTTGCGTAGGCCGCAGCCTAGCATGCGAGGAACAATGCTGGGCGCCTTTCGAGAACATTCTGAACGCTGGCACGGTATCCGGTCGGGAGGGCGCGCGTTCTGCGGAAGCGTTGGCACTTCTAGTTCTGCCCACTGTGGACAGCCACGAAGTTTCGGAGAGAG CCGTATCACTGCTGTGTGCTCTGTGCCACTTGAGCGTGGCTGGGGAGTGTGTGGGTGCGCTGGCGCCAGCGCTACAGCTGGCCGCGCATCACTGTGCACATCACCCGGCATTGCTTCCTGCACTGAG AAAACTAGAGGAGGCAGTCCAAGCGCCGTCTCTATGCCAATACAAACCAGCCATAGAAGCCCTATTGCACGTCGCGGGCTCCTTCACAGAAGCACCCCGAGTCCCGTCTCCGCGACCGACAACGAACCTGCAAGCGGCACAAGAAGTCGGAAGGCGGGTAACACAAATATTTCAACAATCCAAGAACAATATGAATCtgcaaagtatttttaaaaagaaaccttag
- the LOC120630458 gene encoding RAB11-binding protein RELCH-like isoform X1 yields MNPYKDVEESFKASPRLAYEDIATKLLKDNFFLTALELHTELVENGKELPQLREFFSNPGNFEQHVTRTSDFNSMHRTPSQATLDSLDTARYSEDGGGDRAGSGGDIAVLEFELRKARETINALRANLTQFADGDSALDKNSKSNFNQRSLKPHEKRALNFLINEYLLLQNYKLTSITFSDENPDQEFEDWDDVGLNMPRPDNLISLFWGSTTNLNVSKVDASTGMEMHTANMKCQTDIDDNNVCVSCPISLHHDTEWNHELLIQAEEIELLKQKIIALETEKLNFQKLYDAALVSLNSLTSPTSESKGLELQISSEKILSTQSRLEQANEIKPLTCTASENHYGSGNSTHSATPEQFEMIYSDKTSSGMVKKEGSNTSSFEPGLITDSVRGSPVRRSSVATLDETLSINDASEWTRVHYEYNTIENSKEMWIDSSLPNNLKESILAWCCETLDLNGPLVNDLLSELVNSEKPITLPGLLPLVADTLPRVLPHTLVARRSEAAALLAAAAALLPPGDTRRPRLLHSLLTLYKKPEPPDAKAICEATCLVVKWGGSGEVLSSIAELLASRSSERRVLASQVCLSIAPYVPIELCTSLLLSLVVLMCESSEPEIRSIGLKSACLICPVAEHKYAQLENIMFNFLKDPVEKNVKDTVCVFVPVLARSALIAGKFSSELHSKIMKNIIKACADAEWKTVILYLEVMRALVLPELAYVINVQIVKDANLDNCDMETINLQEVPLSEKFIDLQCYITDDLDAKVLLGSMNSLLKEKQQVKWTELDWFINIIKQIIDIGITSKALNHHVIYESLITLFNNYVDNFGVEFTSIILRPIFNDIIMELENKLEKLHAVNVDSVVVVGIYLVSILIAIEKSAQRAEFLQNTICRWVLYSSIRGLPVKIFSIPFKWLATHKPDILYSFLQHLREFAASSCDSASGSTIRIYIATLLTELINLTDVDEDCIEKQMLPTVVALLYDNDLSVREVAITAWGSITRTCVGRSLACEEQCWAPFENILNAGTVSGREGARSAEALALLVLPTVDSHEVSERAVSLLCALCHLSVAGECVGALAPALQLAAHHCAHHPALLPALRKLEEAVQAPSLCQYKPAIEALLHVAGSFTEAPRVPSPRPTTNLQAAQEVGRRVTQIFQQSKNNMNLQSIFKKKP; encoded by the exons ATGAATCCATATAAAGATGTAGAAGAAAGCTTCAAAGCATCTCCGCGCTTGGCGTATGAGGATATAGCTACAAAACTATTAAAAGATAACTTTTTTCTAACTGCCTTGGAGCTTCATACAGAGCTTGTTGAAAATGGCAAGGAGTTACCTCAACTGCGTGAATTCTTCTCAAATCCTGGAAATTTTGAACAGCACGTTACACGAACCTCAGACTTCAATTCTATGC atcGGACTCCAAGTCAAGCTACATTAGACTCTCTTGACACAGCAAGATATTCTGAGGATGGGGGTGGTGACAGGGCAGGCAGTGGTGGTGATATTGCTGTGCTTGAATTTGAACTGCGGAAGGCTCGTGAAACTATAAATGCTTTACGGGCCAATCTTACACAGTTTGCTG ATGGAGATTCAGCTCTtgataaaaattctaaaagcaACTTTAATCAAAGATCACTGAAACCACATGAGAAGAGAGctcttaactttttaataaatgaatatcttctccttcaaaattataaattgaccAGTATCACATTCTCTGATGAAAATCCAGACCAG GAATTTGAAGATTGGGATGATGTTGGTCTGAATATGCCCCGACCAGACAATCTTATATCACTGTTTTGGGGAAGCACAACTAATTTGAATGTATCAAAAGTTGATGCAAGCACTGGGATGGAAATGCATACAGCAAATATGAAGTGCCAGACTGACATTGATGATAACAATGTGTGTGTGAGTTGTCCGATATCATTACACCATGACACTGAATGGAACCATGAG CTTTTAATTCAAGCCGAAGAGATAGAATTactaaaacagaaaataatagCATTGGAGACGGAGAaattgaattttcaaaaattgtatgacGCAGCACTAGTTAGCCTAAACTCTTTGACAAGCCCTACGTCTGAAAGCAAAGGTCTCGAATTACAAATATCAAGTGAAAAGATCCTCAGTACACAGTCAAGATTGGAGCAAGCAAATGAAATCAAACCTTTGACGTGTACAGCGTCGGAAAATCATTATGGAAGCGGTAACTCAACTCATAGTGCAACACCGGAGCAATTCGAAATGATATATAGCGATAAGACCAGTAGTGGGAT GGTCAAGAAGGAAGGATCAAACACCAGTTCGTTCGAGCCCGGGTTGATCACAGATAGTGTACGCGGCTCGCCTGTGAGGCGGAGCAGTGTTGCCACTCTCGACGAAACGCTCAGCATAAATGACGCGAGCGAATGGACCCGCGTCCATTACGAATACAACACCATCGAGAATAGCAAAGAGATGTGGATTGACAG TTCCCTTCCAAACAATTTGAAGGAATCCATATTAGCCTGGTGCTGTGAGACCCTAGATCTGAATGGACCATTGGTAAACGACCTGTTATCTGAGTTAGTGAATAGTGAGAAACCTATCACATTGCCCGGGCTGCTTCCACTTGTTGCTGACACTTTGCCAAGA GTTCTACCTCACACCCTAGTTGCTAGACGCAGTGAGGCGGCGGCCTTGTTAGCGGCAGCGGCCGCTTTGCTACCTCCAGGAGACACCCGGCGGCCGAGATTATTGCATTCCTTACTCACGCTGTATAAGAAACCGGAACCCCCTGACGCCAAAGCTATTTGTGAAG CTACATGCCTAGTTGTCAAATGGGGTGGCAGCGGCGAAGTACTATCATCGATCGCCGAACTATTGGCATCAAGATCTTCCGAGCGACGTGTTTTGGCCAGCCAAGTGTGTCTTTCCATCGCTCCATATGTGCCAATTGAACTTTGCACATCTTTATTACTAAGTCTAGTAGTTTTGATGTGCGAATCCAGTGAACCGGAGATAAGGAGCATAGGTCTCAAGTCCGCCTGCCTGATATGCCCCGTCGCTGAACACAAATATGCACAGTTGGAAAACATTATGTTTAACTTCCTTAAGGACCCAGTTGAAAAGAATGTGAAGGATACTGTGTGCGTTTTTGTTCCCGTGTTGGCAAGGAGCGCCTTAATAGCTG gaAAATTTTCATCGGAACTCCACAGcaaaattatgaaaaacataataaaagcgTGTGCTGATGCCGAATGGAAAACTGTAATACTATATTTAGAAGTAATGCGCGCGTTAGTTTTACCGGAGTTAGCTTACGTCATAAATGTACAAATAGTTAAGGACGCAAACCTGGATAACTGTGATATGGAAACGATTAACCTGCAAGAAGTGCCGTTGAGTGAGAAATTTATTGATTTACAATGTTATATAACTGATGATTTGGACGCCAAAGTATTGTTAGGATCTATGAATAGTTTATTAAAAGAGAAACAGCAAGTTAAATGGACGGAATTGGATTGGTTTATAAACAT AATTAAGCAGATTATCGACATTGGAATCACGAGCAAAGCATTAAATCACCACGTAATATACGAATCACTTATAacgttatttaataattacgtGGACAATTTTGGAGTTGAATTCACTTCGATAATACTTCGACCGATCTTCAACGATATTATTATGGAATTGGAGAATAAATTGGAGAAGTTGCATGCGGTGAATGTAGACAGCGTTGTGGTTGttggtatttatttagtttCGATTTTAATTGCGATTGAGAAGAGTGCCCAGCGGGCAGAGTTTCTGCAAAA TACAATTTGCAGATGGGTTCTGTACAGTAGCATAAGAGGTCTtcctgttaaaatattttcgaTTCCTTTCAAATGGCTCGCGACACATAAACCAGATATACTCTACTCATTTCTGCAGCATTTACGTGAAT tcgcAGCCAGTAGTTGTGACAGTGCAAGTGGCAGTACGATTCGTATATACATTGCTACTCTCCTCACCGAACTGATAAACTTAACAGATGTCGACGAGGACTGTATCGAAAAACAGATGCTACCAACTGTGGTCGCGCTACTCTATGACAACGactt ATCTGTCCGAGAAGTGGCCATCACTGCATGGGGAAGTATAACCAGAACTTGCGTAGGCCGCAGCCTAGCATGCGAGGAACAATGCTGGGCGCCTTTCGAGAACATTCTGAACGCTGGCACGGTATCCGGTCGGGAGGGCGCGCGTTCTGCGGAAGCGTTGGCACTTCTAGTTCTGCCCACTGTGGACAGCCACGAAGTTTCGGAGAGAG CCGTATCACTGCTGTGTGCTCTGTGCCACTTGAGCGTGGCTGGGGAGTGTGTGGGTGCGCTGGCGCCAGCGCTACAGCTGGCCGCGCATCACTGTGCACATCACCCGGCATTGCTTCCTGCACTGAG AAAACTAGAGGAGGCAGTCCAAGCGCCGTCTCTATGCCAATACAAACCAGCCATAGAAGCCCTATTGCACGTCGCGGGCTCCTTCACAGAAGCACCCCGAGTCCCGTCTCCGCGACCGACAACGAACCTGCAAGCGGCACAAGAAGTCGGAAGGCGGGTAACACAAATATTTCAACAATCCAAGAACAATATGAATCtgcaaagtatttttaaaaagaaaccttag